The window TTAACGGGTTGCCTTTCCAGACGTTGACAATGAGAAGCCTCTCGTAGTTCCTGTCGTAGGCCTCCATGAGAAGGTCTTGGATGGTCTTCTTACCCCTCGTCAGGTAGAGGGAGTTGGGGAACACCCTCTCCAGGTCGTGCCCGAAGCTCCTCGTCCTCCTGGTGGGTCTGTGTGAAGTCGTTATCAGCATCATGGCCCTCACTCAAAACTCAGTTGATTGGATAAAAGCCTTTCGAAATTGGAAAGAATCAGATTGCCTTTACGCGCCTGGCCACCCTGGGCCTGGGCTTGTAGAGTATCTTGCTGCCGCAGTAGGGGCAGCGAACCTCTCTGGTGTTCTCGAGGTCGAGCTCGACCTCCTTTCCGCATTTCGCACAGCGGTAAACGGCCATCACCATAGTTATCACCCTAAACTAAGCAAAGGAAAGGGGTCAGGCCT of the Thermococcus onnurineus NA1 genome contains:
- a CDS encoding DNA-directed RNA polymerase subunit P; translation: MVMAVYRCAKCGKEVELDLENTREVRCPYCGSKILYKPRPRVARRVKAI